A part of Aegilops tauschii subsp. strangulata cultivar AL8/78 chromosome 2, Aet v6.0, whole genome shotgun sequence genomic DNA contains:
- the LOC109776384 gene encoding G-type lectin S-receptor-like serine/threonine-protein kinase At2g19130 produces the protein MDPFFFLLLFGQTLLCTAGDTINSATPLSGSQKIVSPGNKFTVGFYSPSQSNTTSSTSSNYYIAIWYSNIPVLTTVWNTDKPVSDPATASLEIARNGNLVLLDQAKNRLLWSTNVSIASNSTMATIKDSGSLELTDASDASIVYWRSIDHPTNTWLPGGKLGLNKTTGLSQRLIPWKNSLDPSPGLSSLELDPNGTTQYFIQWNESINYWTSGPWNGNIFSLVPEMTANFRYDFQFVDNATESYFYYSMKDDAVISRFIMDVTGQIKQLTWVEYSQQWILFWSQPRRQCEVYALCGAYGSCSEAALPYCNCVKGFSQKVQSDWDLQDYSGGCRRNVPLQCQINSSSAQTKPDKFYTMAGVRLPDNARGAVGASLKECEQVCLKSCSCDAYTYNTTGCFIWSGDLVNLQEQYSGNGVGTLFLRLAASELQDPKKNKAVIIGAVVGGVAAILIILAIVFFFLYQKYRRDRTLRISKTAGGTLIAFRYSDLQHVTSNFSEKLGGGAFGSVFKGKLPDSTAIAVKRLDGFHQGEKQFRAEVSTIGTTQHVNLVRLLGFCSEGSRRLLVYEYMQKGSLEVQLFPGEATALSWAIRYQIALGTARGLNYLHEKCRDCIIHCDVKPDNILLDDSFVPKVSDFGLAKLLGRDFSRVLTTMRGTRGYLAPEWISGVPITAKADVFSYGMMLLEIISGRRNSDHGEEGRSTFFPTLAASKLHEGDVQTLLDPRLKGDANPDELTRACKVACWCIQDDESTRPTTGQIVQILEGFLDVNMPPVPRSLRALGESPDVINFFSDLSSSQTSQTQNSTTTSQTHSATSGNSHFQSS, from the coding sequence ATGGATccattcttcttcctcctcctatTCGGCCAAACCCTGCTCTGCACAGCCGGCGACACCATCAACTCCGCCACACCCTTGTCTGGGTCACAGAAGATCGTGTCCCCGGGCAACAAGTTCACCGTGGGCTTCTACTCCCCATCGCAGAGTAACACCACCTCATCCACCTCCAGCAATTACTACATAGCCATATGGTACAGCAACATACCAGTGCTCACCACCGTGTGGAACACCGACAAGCCGGTGTCCGACCCGGCCACCGCCTCCTTGGAAATCGCCCGCAACGGCAACCTTGTCCTCCTTGATCAAGCCAAGAACCGGCTGCTATGGTCGACCAATGTAAGTATAGCCTCCAACTCCACCATGGCCACCATCAAGGACAGCGGTAGCCTTGAACTCACCGATGCCTCCGATGCATCGATAGTTTATTGGCGAAGCATAGACCATCCCACAAACACCTGGCTTCCGGGGGGCAAGCTCGGGCTGAACAAGACCACGGGTCTGAGCCAGAGGCTTATTCCTTGGAAGAACAGCCTAGACCCATCTCCTGGGTTGTCCTCTCTTGAGCTAGACCCCAACGGCACAACACAGTACTTCATCCAGTGGAATGAATCCATAAACTACTGGACCAGTGGCCCCTGGAACGGCAATATCTTCAGCCTTGTGCCAGAGATGACGGCCAATTTCAGATACGACTTCCAATTCGTCGACAACGCCACAGAAAGCTATTTCTACTACTCGATGAAGGATGATGCAGTCATCTCGCGGTTCATCATGGACGTGACCGGACAGATCAAGCAGCTGACATGGGTGGAATACTCACAGCAGTGGATCTTGTTCTGGTCACAGCCGCGGAGGCAGTGTGAGGTGTATGCACTCTGTGGGGCATATGGTAGCTGCAGTGAGGCTGCGCTGCCGTACTGCAACTGCGTCAAGGGGTTCAGCCAGAAGGTCCAGAGTGATTGGGATCTTCAGGATTACAGTGGTGGGTGCAGGAGGAACGTACCATTGCAGTGCCAGATCAACTCGAGCTCCGCACAGACCAAGCCTGATAAGTTCTATACCATGGCAGGCGTGAGGCTACCTGACAATGCTCGGGGTGCAGTGGGCGCCAGCTTGAAAGAATGTGAGCAGGTTTGTCTGAAAAGCTGTTCATGCGATGCTTACACTTACAATACAACTGGCTGTTTTATTTGGTCTGGGGACCTGGTGAACCTCCAAGAACAGTACAGTGGAAATGGAGTTGGCACACTATTCCTCAGGCTTGCAGCATCCGAGCTGCAAGACCCAAAAAAGAACAAGGCAGTGATCATTGGTGCAGTTGTTGGTGGAGTTGCTGCAATTCTGATAATCCTTGCCATTGTGTTTTTCTTCCTATATCAGAAATATCGCCGAGATAGGACTCTTCGGATATCAAAGACTGCTGGGGGCACGTTGATTGCCTTCAGGTACAGTGATTTGCAGCATGTCACCAGCAACTTCTCAGAGAAGCTGGGGGGAGGTGCCTTCGGCTCGGTGTTCAAGGGGAAGCTCCCAGATTCAACTGCTATTGCTGTGAAAAGGCTCGATGGGTTTCATCAAGGGGAGAAGCAATTCCGTGCTGAGGTAAGCACTATTGGGACAACCCAGCATGTTAATTTGGTCCGCCTTCTTGGGTTCTGTTCTGAAGGGTCAAGGAGGCTGCTTGTGTATGAGTACATGCAAAAGGGCTCCCTGGAAGTGCAACTCTTCCCTGGTGAGGCAACTGCATTGAGCTGGGCCATTAGGTACCAAATTGCACTTGGAACAGCAAGAGGCCTAAACTACCTGCATGAAAAATGTAGGGATTGCATCATACACTGCGATGTCAAGCCAGATAACATTCTATTGGATGATTCCTTTGTACCAAAAGTATCCGACTTTGGCCTAGCAAAGCTCTTAGGCCGGGACTTCAGCCGTGTTTTAACGACGATGAGAGGAACAAGGGGTTACCTTGCACCTGAATGGATCAGTGGCGTGCCCATAACCGCGAAGGCAGATGTATTCAGCTATGGCATGATGCTCCTTGAAATCATATCAGGCAGGAGGAATTCTGATCATGGAGAGGAGGGCAGGTCCACTTTCTTCCCAACCTTGGCTGCAAGCAAGCTCCATGAAGGGGATGTGCAGACCTTGTTGGACCCTAGGCTGAAAGGAGATGCAAATCCTGACGAGCTCACAAGAGCTTGTAAGGTTGCTTGTTGGTGCATCCAAGATGATGAAAGCACTAGACCCACGACAGGTCAGATTGTCCAAATCCTAGAGGGGTTTCTAGATGTGAATATGCCTCCCGTTCCCAGGTCACTGAGAGCTCTTGGTGAAAGCCCTGATGTCATAAATTTCTTCTCAGATCTGTCTTCAAGCCAGACTTCCCAGACACAAAACAGCACAACAACTTCTCAGACACACAGTGCTACTTCAGGCAATTCACATTTCCAAAGTTCGTAA